From Coffea arabica cultivar ET-39 chromosome 2e, Coffea Arabica ET-39 HiFi, whole genome shotgun sequence, the proteins below share one genomic window:
- the LOC140036865 gene encoding uncharacterized protein translates to MSTEEGLVMVVEDSISCGSAPGSAPGSPKNRVKFLCSHGGKILPRPADGHLKYVGGETRVISVSRDIKFSELMKKLTYLIEEEMVLKYQLVQEDLDALVSVKTDEDLKHMFSEHDRYESAGSPRLRAFLFPANPVVVENYADAIAVEQRYIDAINGIVRAPPSSGTKLHHPTLTVHPAPGASFGISSACSSPRSPESCNTDGNAHEPMLQSSYHSTRMHMHRVQSSPTVCNLTGLQQQNSASGLQLYPQNYYQTIRQGFHQGYQYPSKPPADGHKCAGPERLISVRSVGRAEGTRYQVDHGPLYYQSAPRHTRGGGCCSKCLHYDEYGAALEKRMERGSSLSPSPIPLSPRQGHIFVKPWDAAIGGES, encoded by the exons atgTCAACAGAAGAAGGTTTGGTTATGGTGGTGGAGGATAGCATTAGCTGTGGTTCAGCACCAGGGTCTGCCCCTGGTTCCCCAAAGAATAGGGTCAAGTTTCTGTGCAGCCATGGTGGCAAAATCCTTCCCAGGCCAGCAGATGGTCACCTCAAATATGTTGGGGGTGAGACCCGCGTCATCTCTGTCTCTCGAGATATCAAATTCTCAG AACTTATGAAGAAGCTCACATACCTAATCGAAGAAGAGATGGTGCTCAAATATCAGTTGGTCCAGGAGGATCTTGATGCCCTGGTTTCGGTGAAGACTGATGAGGACCTGAAGCACATGTTCAGCGAACATGACCGGTATGAAAGTGCAGGGTCCCCGAGGCTTCGAGCCTTCCTCTTCCCGGCAAACCCTGTTGTGGTGGAGAATTACGCGGACGCTATTGCAGTCGAGCAGCGATACATTGATGCGATCAATGGCATTGTTCGCGCCCCGCCCTCATCAGGCACTAAGCTGCATCACCCAACTCTGACTGTACATCCTGCCCCTGGGGCTTCCTTTGGCATATCTTCTGCCTGCTCTTCCCCAAGATCACCTGAGAGCTGCAACACCGATGGAAATGCCCATGAACCCATGCTCCAGAGCAGCTATCACAGCACCCGAATGCATATGCACAGGGTCCAGAGCTCACCCACTGTCTGCAACCTTACCGGTCTTCAGCAGCAGAACAGTGCTTCTGGTCTTCAGCTGTATCCTCAGAATTACTACCAAACCATCAGGCAAGGCTTTCACCAGGGCTATCAATATCCTAGCAAACCACCTGCTGATGGCCATAAATGTGCGGGACCGGAAAGGCTGATCTCGGTTAGATCTGTTGGTCGGGCGGAAGGCACAAGATACCAGGTGGATCACGGTCCCCTCTACTACCAATCGGCCCCCAGGCACACCAGAGGCGGTGGGTGCTGCTCCAAATGCCTGCATTATGATGAGTATGGTGCTGCTTTGGAGAAAAGAATGGAAAGAGGAAGTAGTCTCTCTCCCAGCCCAATTCCCCTCAGTCCTCGCCAGGGCCACATTTTCGTCAAACCATGGGATGCTGCAATAGGGGGTGAGAGCTGA
- the LOC113731928 gene encoding stromal 70 kDa heat shock-related protein, chloroplastic, translating to MASSTAQIHALGGSSARFSSANQTPNKPSKTLFYGQSINFRNRSDFGLKLKYARNSSSRRYNTAPLRVVAEKVVGIDLGTTNSAVAAMEGGKPTIVTNAEGQRTTPSVVAYAKNGDRLVGQIAKRQAVVNPENTFFSVKRFIGRKMSEVDEESKQVSYVVVRDENGNVKLECPAIGKMFAAEEISAQVLRKLVDDASKFLNDKVTKAVVTVPAYFNDSQRTATKDAGRIAGLEVLRIINEPTAASLAYGFEKKNNETILVFDLGGGTFDVSVLEVGDGVFEVLSTSGDTHLGGDDFDKRIVDWLADNFKKDEGIDLLKDKQALQRLTETAEKAKMELSSLTQTNISLPFITATADGPKHIETTLGRAKFEELCSDLLDRLKRPVQNSLSDAKLSFSDIDEVILVGGSTRIPAVQEVVKKLTGKDPNVTVNPDEVVALGAAVQAGVLAGDVSDIVLLDVTPLSLGLETLGGVMTKIIPRNTTLPTSKSEVFSTAADGQTSVEINVLQGEREFVRDNKSLGSFRLDGIPPAPRGVPQIEVKFDIDANGILSVAAVDKGSGKKQDITITGASTLPGDEVDRMVKEAEKFSREDKEKRDAIDTKNQADSIVYQTEKQLKEFGDKVPAAVKEQVEAKVGELKDAISGDSTQAIKDAMAALNQEVMKLGSSVYGKPGESPDAGAAPGTEPGPSGKGNDGDVIDADFTDSK from the exons ATGGCCTCCTCAACTGCTCAAATTCACGCTCTCGGTGGTTCTTCTGCTCGTTTCTCATCAGCGAACCAAACCCCAAACAAACCCTCTAAAACCCTCTTCTACGGTCAATCCATAAACTTCAGAAACAGGTCAGATTTTGGACTCAAACTCAAGTATGCCAGGAATAGCAGCAGCCGGAGGTACAACACCGCCCCGCTGCGGGTGGTGGCGGAGAAAGTGGTGGGGATTGACCTCGGGACGACCAACTCGGCGGTGGCGGCGATGGAGGGGGGTAAGCCGACTATTGTGACGAATGCCGAAGGGCAGCGGACGACGCCGTCCGTGGTGGCCTATGCTAAGAATGGGGATCGGCTTGTTGGTCAAATTGCTAAGCGCCAGGCTGTCGTGAATCCCGAGAATACTTTCTTCTCGGTCAAGAGGTTTATCGGAAGGAAAATGTCGGAGGTGGACGAGGAGTCTAAGCAAGTTTCGTACGTTGTGGTGAGGGATGAGAATGGAAATGTCAAGCTCGAGTGCCCTGCTATCGGCAAAATGTTTGCTGCTGAAGAAATTTCTGCTCAG GTTTTGAGAAAGCTTGTTGATGATGCCTCAAAGTTTTTGAATGACAAGGTTACTAAAGCTGTGGTTACAGTTCCAGCATACTTTAATGATTCTCAGAGAACAGCAACAAAAGATGCTGGTCGAATTGCTGGCTTGGAGGTTCTTCGAATTATAAATGAACCTACCGCTGCCTCGTTGGCTTACGGTTTTGAAAAGAAGAACAACGAAACTATTCTAGTTTTTGACCTAGGAGGTGGCACATTTGATGTCTCAG TTCTTGAAGTTGGTGATGGAGTATTTGAGGTTCTTTCAACTTCTGGAGATACTCATCTTGGTGGTGATGATTTTGACAAG AGAATTGTGGATTGGCTTGCTGATAATTTTAAGAAGGATGAAGGGATAGATCTTCTGAAGGACAAACAAGCTCTTCAGCGTTTAACTGAAACAGCTGAAAAGGCTAAGATGGAACTGTCATCTTTAACACAAACAAACATCAG TTTGCCTTTCATTACAGCCACGGCAGATGGTCCCAAACACATAGAAACCACTCTTGGTCGTGCAAAATTTGAGGAGCTTTGCTCAGATTTGCTTGATAG GCTAAAACGACCAGTTCAGAATTCCCTGAGCGATGCAAAGCTTTCTTTTAGTGATATAGATGAGGTGATCCTTGTTGGTGGGTCAACACGTATTCCTGCTGTTCAGGAGGTTGTCAAGAAACTGACTGGAAAGGATCCTAACGTGACAGTCAATCCTGATGAAGTTGTTGCTCTTGGAGCTGCTGTGCAG GCTGGTGTTTTGGCTGGAGATGTCAGTGATATTGTACTTCTGGATGTAACGCCTTTGTCTCTGGGGTTAGAAACTCTTGGTGGTGTGATGACAAAAATCATTCCAAGAAATACAACCCTTCCCACATCAAAATCAGAGGTTTTCTCAACAGCTGCTGATGGCCAGACTAGTGTTGAAATCAATGTCCTTCAAGGTGAAAGAGAGTTTGTAAGGGACAACAAATCATTAGGCAGCTTCCGTCTGGATGGGATACCACCTGCCCCACGAGGAGTTCCTCAAATTGAAGTTAAATTTGACATTGATGCAAATGGAATTCTTTCTGTCGCTGCAGTTGATAAAGGCAGTGGGAAGAAGCAAGATATCACCATCACAGGTGCCAGCACGTTGCCCGGTGATGAG GTGGACAGAATGGTTAAAGAAGCTGAAAAGTTTTCCAGGGAGGACAAGGAGAAGAGGGATGCCATAGACACAAAGAACCAGGCAGATTCTATTGTATACCAGACTGAGAAGCAGCTGAAGGAATTTGGTGACAAGGTTCCTGCAGCAGTAAAAGAGCAGGTTGAGGCGAAAGTTGGGGAACTCAAGGATGCAATCTCAGGTGACTCAACCCAGGCCATCAAAGATGCTATGGCTGCACTTAACCAGGAAGTAATGAAACTTGGTAGTTCAGTCTATGGCAAGCCTGGCGAGTCACCTGATGCTGGTGCAGCACCAGGCACTGAACCTGGGCCTTCAGGAAAGGGTAATGATGGAGACGTCATTGATGCTGATTTTACTGACAGCAAGTGA
- the LOC113731929 gene encoding phosphoribosylamine--glycine ligase: MASCMPHSIGATAKFPGSHHYQSSKLFTADQSRSVYRGGTIKWDCLKLEFRGNSSRRVYSLRSTFTTVACSLSSVNGTSSSGERVVALVIGGGGREHALCYALKRSPTCDAVFCAPGNAGISNSGDATCISDLDILDSSAVISFCREWGVGLVVVGPEAHLVAGLSNDLVKAGIPTFGPSSEAAALEGSKNFMKGICDKYGIPTAKYRTFADSTAAKSYIKEQGAPIVIKADGLAAGKGVIVALTLEEAYDAVDSMLVKGDFGSAGCRVVIEEYLEGEEASFFALVDGENAIPLESAQDHKRVGDGDTGPNTGGMGAYSPAPVLTKELQSLVMKSIILPTVKGMANEGCKFVGVLYAGLMIERKSGLPKLIEYNVRFGDPECQVLMVRLESDLAQVLLAACKGELSGISLDWSPGSAMVVVMASKGYPGSYEKGTLIQNLEEAEQVSPFVKVFHAGTALDTNGNFIAAGGRVLGVTAKGRDLEEARDRAYQAVDQINWPGGFHRKDIGWRALPLKQYSTKG, translated from the exons ATGGCATCATGCATGCCTCATAGTATTGGAGCTACAGCAAAATTTCCGGGCAGCCATCATTACCAGTCATCTAAACTGTTCACGGCCGACCAAAGCCGTTCTGTTTACCGGGGGGGAACAATTAAGTGGGATTGCTTAAAACTTGAGTTTCGTGGCAATTCTAGCCGCAGGGTTTATAGTCTTCGGTCGACATTCACCACAGTAGCCTGTAGCTTGTCTTCTGTCAATGGTACCTCTTCTTCTG GGGAAAGGGTGGTTGCGTTGGTGATTGGAGGAGGGGGAAGAGAACATGCTCTTTGTTATGCATTGAAACGATCTCCCACTTGTGACGCTGTATTCTGTGCCCCAGGCAATGCGGGAATTTCCAACTCTGGAGATGCAACTTGCATTTCTGACCTTGATATCTTAGATAGCTCAGCAGTTATCTCCTTTTGTCGTGAGTGGGGTGTTGGACTAGTTGTTGTGGGACCAGAGGCACATCTTGTTGCAGGACTCTCTAACGATCTCGTGAAGGCTGGAATTCCAACTTTTGGCCCTTCATCAGAAGCTGCTGCTTTAGAAGGCTCCAAGAATTTTATGAAGGGCATTTGTGACAAATATGGAATTCCTACTGCCAAG TATAGAACATTTGCTGATTCTACCGCTGCAAAAAGCTACATTAAAGAGCAAGGTGCTCCCATCGTTATTAAAGCTGATGGACTTGCAGCTGGAAAAGGAGTTATTGTTGCCTTGACTCTCGAGGAGGCATATGATGCTGTAGACTCGATGCTTGTCAAAGGTGATTTTGGGTCTGCTGGTTGCCGTGTTGTTATCGAGGAATATTTGGAAGGAGAAGAAGCTTCATTCTTCGCACTAGTAGATGGGGAGAATGCGATTCCTCTAGAATCTGCACAGGACCATAAACGGGTTGGGGATGGTGATACAGGGCCCAATACTGGTGGAATGGGGGCATACTCTCCTGCACCAGTTTTGACAAAAGAACTCCAGTCTTTGGTTATGAAATCCATCATTCTACCTACTGTGAAAGGAATGGCCAATGAAGGATGCAAATTTGTTGGAGTTTTATATGCTGGACTCATGATTGAGAGGAAGTCCGGATTGCCGAAATTAATTGAGTACAATGTGCGCTTTGGAGATCCAGAGTGCCAG GTGCTGATGGTTCGCTTGGAATCCGATCTGGCACAAGTTCTactcgcagcttgcaagggagAACTGAGTGGCATTTCGCTAGACTGGTCCCCTGGTTCAGCCATGGTTGTAGTTATGGCAAGTAAGGGCTATCCCGGGAGCTACGAGAAGGGGACACTGATTCAAAACCTAGAAGAAGCAGAGCAAGTTTCTCCATTTGTTAAGGTTTTCCATGCTGGAACTGCTCTTGACACGAATGGGAATTTCATTGCAGCAGGGGGGCGTGTTCTTGGGGTTACTGCCAAGGGAAGGGATCTTGAGGAGGCACGGGATAGAGCATACCAGGCTGTAGATCAAATTAATTGGCCAGGAGGTTTCCATAGGAAAGATATAGGATGGAGAGCACTGCCTCTGAAACAATATTCTACTAAAGGTTGA
- the LOC113731930 gene encoding shaggy-related protein kinase kappa: MASAGLGHGGVGSSRSANGFKGSSSSLDWLGREMLAMRLRDRVDHDEDDRDSEPDIIDGVGAETGHVIRTTIGGRSGQAKQVISYIAEHVIGTGSFGVVFQAKCRETGEIVAIKKVLQDKRYKNRELQIMQMLDHPNVVSLKHSFFSTTDKEELYLNLVLEFVPETVNRIAKQYNRMNQRMPLIYVKLYTYQICRALAYIHNCIGICHRDIKPQNLLVNPHTHQLKLCDFGSAKVLVKGEPNVSYICSRYYRAPELIFGATEYTTAIDIWSTGCVMAELLLGKPLFPGESGVDQLVEIIKVLGTPTREEIKCMNPNYTEFKFPQIKPHPWHKVFQKCLPPEAVDLVCRFFQYSPNLRCTALEACIHPFFDELRDPSSRLPNGRPLPPLFNFKPQELEGIPAETVRRLIPEHARRQNLFMALHS; the protein is encoded by the exons ATGGCATCTGCTGGTCTTGGACACGGGGGAGTTGGAAGTTCCAGAAGTGCTAATGGCTTCAAAGGATCATCCAGTTCATTAGATTGGCTCGGAAGGGAGATGCTTGCAATGAGATTGAGGGACAGGGTTGACCATGATGAGGATGATAGG GATAGTGAACCAGATATAATTGATGGTGTGGGTGCTGAAACAGGACATGTTATAAGGACGACTATAGGTGGACGCAGTGGTCAAGCCAAACAG GTCATAAGTTACATTGCCGAACATGTTATTGGAACTGGTTCTTTTGGTGTTGTGTTCCAA GCAAAATGTAGAGAAACTGGAGAAATTGTTGCTATCAAGAAGGTGCTTCAGGACAAGCGCTACAAGAACAGGGAGTTGCAAATTATGCAGATGCTTGACCATCCTAATGTTGTCTCCCTTAAGCACTCTTTCTTTTCAACAACAGACAAAGAAGAGCTATACCTGAATCTTGTCCTTGAATTTGTACCTGAAACTGTGAATCGTATAGCCAAACAATACAATAGGATGAACCAAAGGATGCCATTGATTTACGTCAAACTTTACACATACCAG ATATGCAGGGCGTTGGCATATATTCACAACTGCATAGGAATTTGTCACCGTGACATCAAACCTCAGAATTTACTG GTGAATCCTCATACACATCAGCTAAAGCTTTGTGATTTTGGGAGTGCAAAAGTTTTG GTGAAAGGGGAGCCCAATGTGTCCTACATTTGTTCAAGATATTATCGTGCTCCTGAACTCATATTTGGTGCCACTGAATACACAACTGCTATTGACATTTGGTCAACAGGCTGTGTGATGGCTGAATTACTTCTTGGAAAG CCTTTATTCCCTGGAGAGAGTGGAGTTGACCAACTAGTTGAGATTATAAAG GTTTTAGGAACACCTACCAGAGAGGAGATAAAATGCATGAACCCAAACTACACTGAATTTAAGTTTCCTCAGATAAAGCCACATCCGTGGCACAAG GTCTTCCAAAAGTGTTTGCCCCCAGAGGCTGTGGACCTGGTGTGTCGGTTTTTCCAGTACTCTCCAAATTTGAGATGCACTGCT TTGGAAGCTTGTATTCACCCTTTCTTTGATGAATTAAGAGACCCTAGCAGCAGACTTCCAAATGGACGTCCTCTTCCACCACTGTTTAATTTTAAACCTCAAG AACTTGAGGGCATCCCTGCTGAAACAGTCCGCCGGCTTATTCCAGAGCATGCTCGAAGGCAGAATTTGTTTATGGCTTTGCACTCTTAG
- the LOC140036866 gene encoding prolycopene isomerase, chloroplastic-like has product MLQELLLLHSFIVLKNNMVGGISVSSKLPYRIQPQPISPLLNFTPRPWLPNTSITRKRAFSLAPRSSSSSNSTSSNAYPSSSAAVIDPPKPFSGKAEADVVVVGSGIGGLCCAGLLARYGQDVLVLESHDLPGGAAHSFEIKGYKFDSGPSLFSGFQSRGPQANPLAQVLDALGESIPCATYDSWMVYVPEGEFLSRIGPTEFFEDLEKFAGLEAAKEWRKLLDTILPLSVAAMALPPLSIRGDWGVLSTAAARYAPSLLQSFAQMGPQGAFGATKLLRPFSDIIDSLGLKDPFVRNWVDLLSFLLAGVKSNGILSAEMIYMFSEWYKPGCCLEYPLHGSGAVVDALIRGLQKLGGRISLRSHVESIVVEGGRAVGVKLRSGQIVRARKAVVSNASMWDTLKLLPKEFVPKSYADKIKSTPQCESFMHLHLGFEAEGIPKDLGVHHIVVNDWKRGVDADQNVVLISVPSVLSPHVAPPGKHILHAYTPGTEPFELWEGLDRRSKEYKELKAGRSEVMWRAVEGALGPGFDREKCEVNLVGTPLTHKRFLRRDRGTYGPAIEAGKGTFPGHSTPIPHLFCCGDSTFPGIGVPAVAASGAIVANSLVSVSQHSQLLDAVGI; this is encoded by the exons ATGCTACAAGAATTGCTCTTACTACATTCCTTTATAGTGTTGAAAAACAATATGGTGGGTGGCATTTCAGTTTCGTCGAAGCTCCCTTATCGAATTCAACCCCAACCTATCTCTCcgcttttaaatttcactccaCGTCCTTGGCTACCCAATACCAGTATTACTAGAAAGAGAGCCTTTTCTTTGGCGCCAAGAAGTTCCTCTTCTTCCAACTCCACTAGTTCCAATGCCTATCCCTCTTCATCCGCTGCTGTAATTGATCCACCCAAACCCTTTTCAG GCAAGGCAGAGGCAGATGTTGTGGTTGTTGGTAGTGGTATTGGTGGGTTATGCTGTGCTGGACTTCTGGCCAGATATGGCCAAGATGTTCTGGTTTTGGAAAGCCATGATTTGCCTGGGGGCGCTGCTCATTCTTTCGAGATCAAAGGCTACAAATTTGACTCCGGCCCTTCTCTTTTTTCTGGATTTCAGTCAAGAGGTCCACAGGCCAATCCTCTGGCACAG gttCTTGATGCATTAGGTGAGTCGATTCCCTGTGCAACCTATGACTCGTGGATGGTATATGTTCCTGAAGGTGAGTTCTTGTCACGCATTGGGCCAACAGAGTTCTTCGAG GATCTTGAGAAGTTTGCAGGTCTAGAGGCTGCAAAAGAATGGAGAAAGCTTCTT GATACAATACTTCCTCTGTCTGTAGCTGCAATGGCTCTGCCACCTCTATCTATTCGAGGTGATTGGGGTGTTCTTTCTACGGCTGCCGCTAGATATGCACCTTCTCTGTTGCAATCCTTTGCTCAAATGGGACCTCAGGGAGCCTTCGGTGCTACTAAGCTTTTAAGACCTTTCTCAGATATCATTGACTCGTTGGGACTAAAAGATCCTTTTGTGCGGAATTGGGTGgatcttctttctttcttgctggCAGGAGTGAAATCTAATGGCATCCTTTCAGCAGAAATG ATTTACATGTTTTCAGAATGGTATAAACCAGGTTGCTGTCTAGAATACCCTCTTCATGGAAGTGGGGCAGTTGTTGATGCTCTTATCAGGGGATTACAGAAGCTTGGTGGACGGATCTCTCTAAGGAGTCATGTGGAAAGTATTGTTGTTGAAGGAGGCCGGGCTGTTGGTGTGAAGCTAAGAAGTGGCCAA ATTGTGCGTGCTAGAAAGGCTGTTGTGAGCAATGCATCCATGTGGGACACACTGAAGTTATTGCCCAAGGAATTTGTGCCAAAATCATATGcagacaaaatcaaaagcacCCCACAATGTGAATCGTTCATGCACTTACATTTAGGATTTGAAGCAGAG GGCATCCCTAAGGACCTGGGCGTCCATCATATAGTTGTGAATGACTGGAAGCGAGGGGTTGACGCTGATCAGAATGTTGTTTTAATATCTGTACCAAGTGTGCTTAGTCCTCATGTTGCTCCGCCTGGGAAGCATATCTTACATGCCTATACTCCAGGAACTGAGCCTTTTGAACTTTGGGAGGGGCTTGACCGCAGAAGCAAAGAGTACAAAGAGCTCAAGGCTGGACGATCTGAG GTAATGTGGCGGGCTGTGGAAGGCGCACTTGGTCCTGGTTTTGACCGCGAAAAGTGTGAGGTGAATTTAGTTGGTACTCCATTGACACATAAAAGGTTTCTTCGGAGGGATAGAGGAACTTACGGACCAGCTATAGAAGCTGGTAAAGGAACATTTCCAGGACATTCTACCCCAATCCCACACCTCTTCTGCTGCGGTGATTCTACTTTTCCAGGAATTGGTGTCCCTGCTGTGGCTGCAAGTGGTGCCATTGTCGCCAATTCACTGGTTTCTGTTTCCCAGCATTCCCAACTTCTTGATGCTGTAGGAATATAA